A genomic window from Exiguobacterium acetylicum DSM 20416 includes:
- the hpf gene encoding ribosome hibernation-promoting factor, HPF/YfiA family — protein MIYNIRGENLDVTDALKDYVEKKLEKLTRYFTTPTEAQTAYVNLKVNNEKQKVEVTIPMPNLLLRAEDINGDMYAAIDLVVDKLERQIRKHKTKLNRRGRAKEGGIGEYFKTLEGPEAEAPVYEEDEAELELVRTKRFTLKPMDTEEAILQMDMLGHAFFVFSDAETGNTNVVYRRKDGRYGLIEPE, from the coding sequence ATGATCTACAACATTCGCGGTGAAAACTTGGACGTCACAGATGCTCTCAAGGATTACGTCGAGAAAAAGCTTGAAAAGTTAACTCGTTATTTTACAACTCCTACGGAAGCGCAAACGGCTTATGTCAATCTCAAAGTCAACAATGAGAAGCAAAAAGTCGAAGTGACGATTCCAATGCCAAACCTCTTGCTCCGTGCAGAGGATATCAATGGCGATATGTATGCAGCAATCGACCTCGTCGTCGATAAGCTCGAACGTCAAATCCGGAAACACAAAACAAAGTTGAACCGGAGAGGACGCGCTAAAGAAGGCGGCATCGGAGAGTACTTCAAAACGCTCGAAGGACCGGAAGCGGAAGCGCCAGTCTATGAAGAGGACGAGGCAGAACTCGAACTCGTTCGGACGAAGCGTTTCACACTCAAACCAATGGACACGGAAGAAGCGATTCTTCAGATGGACATGCTCGGACACGCATTCTTCGTCTTCTCAGACGCAGAAACGGGCAACACGAACGTCGTCTACCGTCGTAAAGATGGTCGTTACGGTTTGATTGAACCAGAATAA
- a CDS encoding cold shock domain-containing protein, protein MEQGKVKWFNAEKGYGFIETSDAKDVFVHFSAIQVDGYKSLEEGEEVEFEIVEGDRGPQAANVSKI, encoded by the coding sequence ATGGAACAAGGTAAAGTAAAATGGTTTAATGCTGAAAAGGGTTATGGTTTCATCGAGACGTCTGACGCGAAAGACGTATTCGTACACTTCTCAGCGATTCAAGTCGATGGCTACAAATCACTTGAAGAAGGCGAAGAAGTGGAATTTGAAATCGTTGAAGGCGATCGTGGTCCACAAGCTGCGAACGTTTCAAAGATCTAA
- a CDS encoding competence protein ComK, which produces MRPFHNDEKYRITKRTVAILPCYDMMKQSIIVLEDGSTIMTPLRPYQLLQLSCRQYNSSIEERIVTAKRVASVKGKVPVVIEPTLGLVFFPTKSPKRDDCEWYAWSHMSEVIEEDGQTKLKTRNGMILPVNASPYIVRNQMKATGELMARYQQLNAMTLEERFNAIKS; this is translated from the coding sequence ATGCGACCATTCCATAATGACGAAAAGTATCGAATCACGAAACGGACGGTGGCGATTCTCCCGTGCTACGACATGATGAAGCAATCCATCATCGTACTCGAGGATGGCTCGACCATCATGACACCGCTTCGGCCGTATCAACTACTGCAGCTTTCCTGCAGGCAATACAACAGTTCCATCGAGGAACGCATCGTGACAGCAAAACGTGTCGCATCTGTGAAAGGAAAAGTCCCAGTCGTCATTGAACCGACACTTGGCCTCGTGTTTTTCCCAACGAAATCACCGAAACGTGATGATTGCGAGTGGTACGCTTGGAGCCACATGTCCGAAGTCATCGAGGAAGACGGACAGACGAAGCTCAAGACTCGTAATGGCATGATCCTTCCCGTAAACGCCTCTCCTTACATCGTCCGCAACCAAATGAAAGCAACTGGCGAGCTGATGGCTCGTTATCAACAATTGAACGCGATGACATTAGAGGAACGCTTTAATGCAATCAAATCTTAA
- a CDS encoding EscU/YscU/HrcU family type III secretion system export apparatus switch protein, with amino-acid sequence MYQKIDLTGRKTAAVLRYDEASGQAPVVVARASGQAADRILQEARANGVAIEHDTSLLGHLLDLDLGTAIPPQLYDVMAELLLLIEELDNAKGRQT; translated from the coding sequence ATGTATCAGAAAATCGATTTAACCGGACGCAAGACCGCTGCCGTCCTCCGCTACGATGAAGCATCCGGTCAAGCACCGGTCGTCGTCGCTCGGGCCAGCGGACAAGCCGCCGATCGGATCCTACAAGAAGCACGAGCAAACGGCGTCGCGATCGAACACGATACGTCTCTGCTCGGTCACTTACTTGATCTTGATCTCGGAACAGCGATTCCCCCGCAACTGTACGACGTGATGGCAGAACTGCTCTTATTGATCGAAGAACTCGACAACGCGAAAGGACGGCAGACATGA
- the fliS gene encoding flagellar export chaperone FliS, producing MTEQELYAMTPQQLTEVMLTGLVLQYDRSILARDANRFDEVNEHLQKAYQLLDKLQAGLHDDGGIITAQLDALYHYLAEQTLQVYKTPSVLDELLELAEDLRITWQAAQTDERPLARAVHHQRYEGMEYE from the coding sequence ATGACAGAACAAGAACTTTACGCGATGACCCCACAACAGCTGACGGAAGTGATGCTGACGGGACTCGTCCTCCAATATGACCGCTCGATACTTGCGCGTGACGCGAACCGCTTCGATGAAGTCAACGAACACCTACAAAAAGCTTATCAGTTACTCGACAAACTACAGGCGGGACTGCATGACGACGGCGGTATCATCACGGCACAGCTCGACGCGCTTTATCACTACCTCGCCGAGCAGACGTTACAGGTTTATAAGACACCGAGCGTCTTAGACGAGTTGCTTGAACTAGCAGAAGACTTACGCATCACCTGGCAAGCGGCACAAACCGACGAACGACCACTTGCGCGCGCCGTACATCATCAACGATACGAAGGGATGGAATACGAATGA
- a CDS encoding flagellin translates to MRITNNVQALKAYRNLSINQTNVKTTMDKLSSGQKINRGADDAAGLAISEKMRNRLKALDKAEQNVLDGVSMIQTAEGGLSETHNLLQRMRELAVQAGNGTLATEDRTAIQEEINQLTNEVSRIAKTTQFNGKELLSGKFNDADNALFIQTNAGANEGISITIDDMQALALDVSSTTQADPSIRPLDFPSGNAPEYALSVMTATDANDAISRYTQAIDTVSQQRAQLGAIQNRFEATSSVLSVSVENLTASESRIRDTDMAREMMEYAKYNILNQSGMAMIAQANALPQGVLQLLN, encoded by the coding sequence ATGAGAATCACCAATAACGTTCAAGCCTTGAAGGCTTATCGCAACCTCAGCATCAATCAGACGAATGTCAAGACGACAATGGATAAATTGTCGAGCGGTCAGAAGATCAACCGGGGAGCGGACGATGCAGCTGGTCTTGCAATCTCGGAGAAGATGCGAAATCGCTTGAAGGCACTCGATAAAGCCGAACAGAACGTCCTTGACGGTGTCTCGATGATTCAAACGGCTGAAGGTGGTTTGAGTGAGACACATAACCTGTTGCAACGAATGCGTGAACTGGCAGTTCAAGCTGGTAACGGTACGCTCGCAACAGAAGACCGGACTGCAATCCAAGAAGAAATTAACCAGCTGACGAACGAAGTCTCACGGATTGCGAAGACGACACAGTTCAACGGCAAGGAATTGTTGAGCGGTAAGTTCAACGATGCCGATAATGCCCTGTTCATCCAAACGAATGCTGGTGCAAACGAAGGGATCTCAATAACGATTGACGATATGCAAGCTCTTGCGCTTGATGTCAGTTCAACAACGCAAGCTGATCCGTCGATTCGCCCGCTTGATTTCCCGAGCGGTAACGCACCAGAGTATGCGCTAAGTGTAATGACAGCTACGGACGCAAACGATGCAATCAGTCGTTACACGCAAGCGATCGATACGGTCTCACAGCAACGGGCACAACTCGGTGCGATTCAGAACCGGTTCGAAGCAACGTCATCCGTCCTCAGTGTCAGCGTCGAGAATTTAACCGCATCTGAGTCACGGATTCGCGATACCGACATGGCACGGGAGATGATGGAATATGCGAAGTACAACATCCTCAATCAATCGGGGATGGCAATGATCGCTCAAGCGAATGCCCTGCCGCAAGGGGTCTTACAACTACTCAACTAA
- a CDS encoding YaaR family protein: MDIRRIQETQRLQSLKGGPREVEASTTFSALMQEKRDHKGYERLQQKLALVEEHGQLLAESQTIEHLESYKEKIKDFLKDALDQSQQLEEKRGFNRRGRTKIYKVVEQVDAKLLQLTDTVISGESRRLDILDQIGEIKGMLVNVFV, from the coding sequence ATGGATATCCGCCGCATCCAAGAAACGCAACGACTACAGTCCTTAAAAGGCGGTCCACGTGAAGTCGAAGCGTCAACGACCTTCTCTGCCTTGATGCAGGAGAAACGGGACCATAAAGGTTATGAGCGCCTGCAACAAAAGCTCGCGCTCGTCGAAGAACACGGACAATTACTCGCTGAGAGCCAGACGATCGAGCATCTCGAAAGCTACAAAGAAAAAATCAAGGACTTCCTAAAAGATGCCCTCGACCAATCGCAACAACTCGAAGAGAAGCGTGGCTTTAACCGCCGCGGACGGACGAAGATTTATAAAGTCGTCGAACAAGTTGACGCAAAGCTCCTCCAGTTGACGGATACCGTCATCTCTGGTGAATCGCGCCGTCTCGATATCCTCGACCAAATCGGCGAGATCAAGGGCATGCTCGTCAACGTCTTCGTTTAA
- a CDS encoding DUF2225 domain-containing protein, whose translation MPDLYLKKCICPFCLKTTETKRVLSRHIRVASTDFDGFVRHQGVNVYLYEPIQCSHCRFFFHESFEKLSPDVRTTLQDHVLPTLPVLPFASTERTIEQAIQLYKLCLYTAQVTEQKPAIQAMLGVRLSWLHRLAGQPDDEQLWASRAIEKYLPLYDNYTSVKESGIPEDVLLLRIADLYAVTKEKDTARLWYSRLFQSKTATDKIKKDARIHWEWVQEQD comes from the coding sequence ATGCCAGACCTATATCTTAAAAAATGTATCTGTCCCTTCTGCTTGAAGACGACGGAAACGAAACGTGTCCTGTCGCGACATATCCGTGTCGCTTCGACCGACTTCGATGGGTTCGTTCGCCATCAAGGCGTCAACGTCTACCTTTACGAACCGATCCAGTGTAGCCATTGCCGGTTCTTCTTCCACGAATCGTTTGAGAAGTTATCTCCAGATGTGCGCACGACGTTACAGGACCACGTCCTCCCAACGCTCCCCGTCCTACCATTCGCTAGCACCGAGCGGACGATCGAGCAGGCAATTCAGCTTTATAAGCTTTGCCTCTACACGGCTCAAGTTACGGAACAAAAGCCAGCGATCCAAGCGATGCTCGGTGTGCGTTTGTCCTGGTTACACCGCTTGGCCGGTCAACCGGACGATGAACAACTCTGGGCGAGTCGAGCAATCGAGAAGTATCTTCCGCTGTACGACAACTATACGTCCGTCAAAGAGAGCGGGATTCCAGAAGACGTCCTCTTGCTACGGATTGCTGACCTGTACGCCGTGACGAAAGAGAAAGACACGGCTCGCCTCTGGTACAGTCGTTTGTTCCAAAGCAAGACGGCGACTGACAAAATTAAAAAAGACGCACGAATTCACTGGGAATGGGTGCAAGAGCAGGACTAA
- a CDS encoding sensor domain-containing diguanylate cyclase has protein sequence MRPTLPIVYLLTSYGLILLVSGTPFVPPVAVLSTLLGVTFVAVKARRWFFPKHSERSVGIAILLFASGLWINFILTFFPHPPEVDSAANLTLTAFLALTAIAFARLIDWSSIRHARLLYIDGVLLFGMVFVFGYTVILRHLPTFARSDIEFVAMLGYSISFIAQLFFFLILYATGLRGPTHKRLIRAMMLFIVANLGYYTFFIRNELTFAACFFPLYAVSLFELAVYFRDVPPKQPARDRLGRSYLPYISLLVLLAGVTFLSIAQDVYFPTLIVLFSLFMFRQFFSERLNRKLLTELETFEVDLTHRIDRHTAQLELRKEEYRRLFLAHPQPIIRLDGNGHEKAMNPAAERYFPHGYVPDALVEQLNAAFLNLETGEKQLLMRPIDGRTFEVTLIPIPGEADLYVILSDLTEALSQEKWLQELGYHDVLSALPNRRYFEDYLGPQLATLTEGSLLFIDLDGFKQINDRYGHDAGDYVLQETARRLQLDLTHEDLAARLGGDEFIVFLARSRAETITYAENVLLRLNDPFFFDATAMQVTPSIGIARYPDDGRTTSLLLIRADEAMYTVKQEEKNAYRFK, from the coding sequence ATGCGACCGACGTTACCCATTGTTTACCTACTCACGAGCTACGGTTTGATATTGCTCGTCAGCGGAACGCCATTCGTTCCACCCGTCGCGGTTCTTTCGACGTTACTCGGCGTTACCTTCGTCGCCGTTAAAGCCAGGCGTTGGTTCTTCCCGAAACACTCGGAACGTTCGGTTGGCATCGCGATTCTCTTGTTCGCCAGTGGCCTCTGGATCAATTTCATCCTGACCTTCTTCCCGCATCCACCGGAAGTTGATTCCGCCGCCAACTTGACGTTGACTGCCTTTCTCGCGCTAACAGCAATCGCCTTCGCTCGCCTGATCGACTGGTCGTCCATTCGTCATGCGCGGCTACTGTACATCGATGGTGTGCTTTTGTTCGGGATGGTCTTCGTCTTCGGCTACACGGTCATCCTCAGGCACTTACCGACGTTCGCGCGCTCTGACATCGAATTCGTCGCCATGCTTGGCTATTCAATCAGTTTTATTGCGCAGTTGTTCTTTTTTTTGATTTTGTATGCGACGGGACTGCGCGGTCCGACCCATAAGCGACTGATTCGCGCAATGATGTTATTCATCGTCGCGAATCTTGGGTATTATACATTTTTCATTCGTAATGAATTGACGTTTGCCGCCTGTTTCTTCCCGCTCTACGCTGTCAGTCTGTTTGAGCTTGCTGTCTACTTCAGGGATGTCCCACCGAAACAGCCGGCACGAGATCGACTCGGAAGATCCTATTTACCGTATATTAGTTTGCTCGTCTTGCTTGCCGGTGTGACGTTCTTGTCGATCGCGCAGGATGTCTACTTCCCGACGCTGATTGTCTTATTCTCGTTGTTTATGTTCCGGCAGTTTTTCTCCGAACGGCTCAATCGAAAATTGCTGACCGAACTTGAGACGTTCGAGGTTGACCTGACGCACCGGATCGATCGTCATACAGCGCAACTCGAACTCCGGAAGGAAGAGTACCGTCGTCTGTTCCTCGCCCACCCACAACCAATCATTCGACTCGATGGCAATGGGCATGAGAAAGCGATGAACCCGGCAGCAGAACGTTACTTCCCGCATGGTTACGTTCCTGATGCCTTAGTCGAGCAATTGAATGCGGCATTTCTAAACCTTGAGACCGGTGAAAAGCAACTCTTGATGCGTCCCATCGACGGACGGACGTTCGAAGTAACGTTAATCCCGATTCCGGGTGAGGCTGATCTGTACGTCATCCTGTCCGATTTGACCGAAGCCTTATCGCAAGAAAAGTGGCTCCAGGAACTCGGCTATCACGATGTCTTGTCGGCACTTCCGAACCGGCGTTACTTTGAGGATTATCTTGGTCCACAGCTCGCAACGCTGACGGAAGGATCGCTACTGTTCATTGATCTCGACGGCTTTAAACAAATCAATGACCGTTACGGGCATGATGCTGGAGATTACGTTCTCCAGGAGACAGCACGTCGCCTGCAGCTCGATTTAACGCATGAAGATTTGGCGGCGCGGCTCGGTGGTGACGAGTTTATCGTCTTCCTCGCCCGCAGTCGCGCCGAGACGATTACGTACGCAGAAAACGTTCTGCTCCGCTTAAATGATCCGTTCTTTTTTGACGCAACGGCGATGCAAGTGACACCGTCGATTGGTATCGCCCGTTATCCAGACGATGGACGGACGACCAGTCTACTCTTGATACGGGCGGACGAAGCGATGTACACCGTTAAGCAGGAAGAGAAGAACGCCTACCGCTTTAAATAA
- the fliS gene encoding flagellar export chaperone FliS, producing MNPYTTYQTNSVTTALPQDLTLMLYEGLIKFSMLAKRAIEQKMIEQKNTNIQKAQAIISELQLTLNQSIALSKDLNSLYDYMQTRLIDANVKNDLVAIDEVIGFAEEFRETWKEAMKLARQR from the coding sequence ATGAACCCTTATACTACGTATCAGACAAACTCGGTAACGACGGCGTTACCTCAAGATTTAACATTGATGTTATATGAGGGTTTGATCAAATTCTCGATGCTCGCGAAACGAGCGATCGAACAGAAAATGATTGAACAAAAAAATACGAACATCCAAAAAGCGCAAGCCATTATTAGTGAGTTGCAATTGACGCTCAATCAATCAATTGCCTTATCAAAGGACTTGAACAGTTTGTACGATTATATGCAAACACGCCTGATTGATGCGAATGTCAAAAATGACCTTGTTGCAATCGATGAAGTGATCGGTTTTGCGGAAGAATTCCGCGAGACGTGGAAAGAAGCGATGAAACTCGCACGGCAACGATGA
- the fliD gene encoding flagellar filament capping protein FliD — translation MAGIRLSGLASGIDTETMIKQLMQAERAPVDRLSQKKQTLTWQRDAYREINRALLDFRTAASDMLLSKNYQSKTVTSSNPTALTVTASPAASTGSVTIDSIDQLASAASVTIVAASGKKSDATLEESGMFTKDADGKINVQINTFDASGVAVTETLQLDATQKISDLTAAINGKTSLGMNAVFNDLTGKFVLTKTSTGNLNPAGADISIVDASTNTAKVNSENATFGREGQNAKYTIGGQQLEQTTNTFTQNGLTITLNNVATTATTINTTFDTQKNFDSIKNFVDKYNDVIDKMSKKVREEKYRDFQPLTDAQRKELSEDEVKKWEEKAMSGVLKNDSYLQDGMNQFRSAISSKIDTGYSYTSGTDTIQLQYMSQIGITSTSDFRDGGKLKIDETKLKKMLEEQPEGVYKLFTADAPEPTKDGQGNTVPNPNGLDGFVRQIQGFATTLRDKVSGVAGRDGAVATTYRLGKSLADLDKSMLSWEDKLKRKEDSYYRRFAAMEQAMNQANSQSATLAGYLGQGQ, via the coding sequence ATGGCAGGTATTCGACTGAGTGGTCTTGCAAGTGGAATAGATACAGAAACGATGATCAAACAATTGATGCAGGCGGAGCGAGCGCCGGTTGATCGGTTATCGCAAAAGAAACAGACGTTGACGTGGCAACGCGATGCGTACCGGGAGATAAACCGGGCGCTACTTGATTTCCGAACAGCGGCAAGTGACATGCTCTTATCAAAGAACTATCAATCGAAGACCGTTACGAGCTCGAATCCGACGGCATTGACGGTAACGGCGAGTCCAGCCGCATCAACTGGTAGTGTGACGATTGACAGTATTGATCAGCTGGCCAGTGCAGCATCCGTAACAATCGTTGCAGCAAGCGGGAAAAAGAGCGATGCGACCCTTGAAGAAAGTGGAATGTTCACAAAAGACGCGGACGGAAAAATCAATGTCCAAATCAACACATTTGATGCTTCAGGCGTAGCCGTGACGGAGACGTTACAGCTAGATGCGACTCAAAAAATTTCGGACTTAACAGCGGCAATCAACGGTAAAACAAGTCTCGGTATGAACGCGGTCTTCAATGATTTAACAGGAAAATTCGTCTTAACGAAAACGAGTACTGGTAACTTAAATCCCGCAGGAGCCGATATTTCTATCGTAGATGCTTCGACTAATACTGCGAAGGTCAATTCAGAGAATGCGACATTCGGCCGTGAAGGACAGAACGCCAAGTACACGATTGGTGGACAACAACTCGAACAAACAACGAATACGTTCACGCAGAACGGTCTGACGATCACGTTGAACAACGTCGCGACGACGGCAACAACGATCAATACGACGTTCGATACACAGAAAAACTTCGACTCGATCAAGAACTTCGTCGACAAATACAATGATGTCATCGATAAGATGAGCAAAAAAGTCCGTGAAGAAAAGTATCGTGATTTTCAGCCGTTGACGGACGCTCAGCGCAAGGAACTCAGCGAAGATGAAGTCAAGAAGTGGGAAGAGAAAGCGATGAGTGGTGTTCTGAAAAACGATAGCTACTTACAGGACGGCATGAATCAGTTCCGGAGTGCCATCTCGTCAAAAATCGATACCGGTTACTCGTATACGTCAGGTACGGATACGATTCAACTTCAGTACATGTCGCAAATTGGTATTACCTCGACGAGTGATTTCCGTGACGGTGGAAAGCTGAAAATCGATGAGACGAAACTGAAGAAGATGCTCGAAGAACAGCCAGAAGGCGTCTATAAACTATTCACAGCTGATGCACCTGAACCAACAAAAGATGGACAAGGAAATACCGTTCCGAATCCAAATGGACTCGACGGCTTTGTCCGTCAAATTCAAGGTTTCGCAACGACACTCCGCGATAAGGTTTCCGGAGTTGCTGGACGTGACGGAGCCGTTGCGACGACATATCGATTAGGAAAATCACTGGCTGATCTCGATAAAAGCATGCTGTCGTGGGAAGACAAGTTAAAACGAAAAGAAGACAGTTACTATCGCCGATTCGCGGCGATGGAACAAGCGATGAACCAAGCGAACAGTCAGTCGGCGACACTTGCTGGTTATCTCGGACAAGGACAATAA
- a CDS encoding flagellar protein FlaG, protein MNSINTEIRLHLPSNVLPYEATRNVFVEANQEALAEEGVVVLPTPQHITKLETAMEQANIKLELQRTGLKFVKHEQLNEYYIQVVDTNNNVVQEIPSKKELDFFAAFMEFNQLIDKRI, encoded by the coding sequence ATGAATTCCATCAATACGGAAATTCGCCTTCATCTGCCTTCGAACGTCCTACCGTACGAAGCGACACGGAATGTGTTTGTGGAAGCGAATCAGGAAGCGTTAGCAGAAGAAGGAGTCGTCGTCCTACCGACACCCCAACACATTACGAAACTTGAAACAGCGATGGAACAAGCGAACATCAAACTTGAACTTCAACGGACAGGACTGAAGTTCGTTAAACATGAACAATTGAACGAATATTACATTCAAGTCGTTGATACGAATAATAACGTCGTGCAGGAAATTCCGAGTAAAAAGGAACTTGATTTTTTTGCGGCATTCATGGAATTTAATCAATTAATCGATAAACGGATTTAA
- a CDS encoding flagellin encodes MIINHNITALNTHNKLSAASAAQSKSMEKLASGLRINKAGDDAAGLSISEKMRAQVRGLDQASRNAQDGISMIQTAEGALNEVHAISQRMRELAVQGANETNNSDDKGAILDELEQLETEINRVSKTTAFNDKKLLNGDLSAKLDSTSELKVGTAAGAGSVISAIDVSGALANRDYQFSYDDTTDKLTLTRSGDNVAQTITLPATAGDSKTLSFNELGISLTVSGTTTADLIGAALETTATDTIKTAAGSGAAEFLIGTKGGSDETLSVSFGKYDASTIGNIESANGSDTIELALNKLQAANGLSKSNFENLISTMDRSIKDISTQRSSLGANQNRLEHTINNLKTSSENITAAESRVRDVDMAKEMMNQTKNSILAQAAQAMLAQSNQTPQGVLQLLR; translated from the coding sequence ATGATTATCAATCACAACATTACAGCGCTTAACACGCACAACAAATTGTCTGCAGCTTCTGCAGCGCAAAGCAAATCAATGGAGAAACTTGCTTCAGGTCTTCGCATCAACAAAGCTGGAGACGATGCAGCAGGTCTTTCAATTTCTGAAAAAATGCGTGCTCAAGTTCGTGGACTTGATCAAGCTTCACGAAATGCACAAGATGGTATTTCAATGATTCAAACAGCTGAAGGAGCTTTAAATGAAGTACACGCAATTTCTCAACGTATGCGTGAGTTAGCGGTTCAAGGTGCTAACGAAACAAATAATAGCGATGATAAAGGCGCGATTCTAGATGAATTAGAGCAGTTAGAAACTGAAATCAATCGTGTTTCTAAAACTACAGCATTCAACGATAAAAAATTATTGAATGGTGATCTATCTGCTAAGCTAGATTCAACTTCTGAATTAAAAGTAGGTACTGCAGCAGGTGCAGGTTCTGTAATTTCTGCAATTGATGTATCTGGAGCTTTAGCCAATCGTGACTATCAGTTTTCATACGATGATACGACTGATAAGTTAACGTTAACAAGAAGTGGAGATAACGTTGCTCAAACTATTACGTTACCTGCTACTGCTGGCGACTCTAAAACCCTATCGTTTAATGAATTGGGAATTAGTTTAACAGTTAGTGGTACAACTACAGCAGACCTTATTGGTGCAGCATTAGAAACAACAGCTACTGATACGATTAAAACTGCAGCAGGAAGTGGAGCGGCAGAATTTTTAATTGGTACAAAAGGAGGATCAGATGAAACTCTATCTGTATCTTTCGGAAAATACGACGCTTCGACAATTGGTAACATCGAATCTGCGAATGGTTCAGATACCATCGAACTAGCTTTAAATAAATTACAAGCTGCTAATGGATTAAGTAAATCTAATTTTGAAAACTTAATTTCTACAATGGATCGTTCAATTAAAGATATTTCAACACAACGTTCTTCTTTAGGTGCTAATCAAAACCGTCTAGAACATACAATCAACAACTTGAAAACATCGTCTGAAAATATCACAGCGGCTGAATCACGCGTTCGTGACGTTGATATGGCGAAAGAAATGATGAACCAAACAAAGAACTCGATTCTTGCACAAGCTGCACAAGCAATGTTGGCTCAATCGAATCAGACACCGCAGGGCGTTCTCCAACTCCTTCGATAA